One genomic region from Lates calcarifer isolate ASB-BC8 linkage group LG10, TLL_Latcal_v3, whole genome shotgun sequence encodes:
- the c2cd4a gene encoding LOW QUALITY PROTEIN: C2 calcium-dependent domain-containing protein 4A (The sequence of the model RefSeq protein was modified relative to this genomic sequence to represent the inferred CDS: deleted 3 bases in 3 codons), translating into MWVVEKIRVSVERSNLPIPSAELSFKIGDIMFGEKADKPKRIALCPNVITPDNIPEFCIPPTIPSLQEMKNTEQSRAARVIKVSPCERAGPEIEVTRHEPLNPHIIQVESVDESPCDGCSDEENTNADPQSQAALSLPHLAKAQTCYGFCTLLESPHTRRKESLFHADPGSSPLLLPRSRSSVCSKVSPSTSPSSSPSSFSLNTLTSRLSPRCYTLNWQTTLDSDTTSSTESSPFSSPLLTRCPAKSSLFKALSHELLLSRNMRKAMVSRNNSLSTDEGSSTDNSPNVMRRASEGLAEGLPSNYSLAPPTIFPMDLTLHRERVMKERMVPIGKDGSLRLSAEYCPDNQRLRVRLISAEGLYPLSVDPKIINCSVSLSLVPGKVQKQRSTVIRKSRNPIFNEDFFFDGISEEDLSQRSLRFKVVNKMSTLKRDYLLGDCDLPLSSIVPL; encoded by the exons ATGTGGGTGGTGGAGAAGATCCGTGTGTCAGTAGAGAGATCTAACCTGCCTATCCCATCGGCCGAACTCAGCTTTAAAATTGGTGACATCATGTTTGGAGAAAAAGCTGACAAACCAAAAAGGATTGCCCTCTGTCCTAATGTCATCACCCCTGACAACATCCCAGAGTTCTGCATCCCCCCAACAATCCCGTCCTTGCAGGAGATGAAGAACACGGAGCAGAGCCGAGCAGCCCGTGTCATCAAAGTGTCTCCCTGCGAGAGGGCTGGTCCTGAAATAGAGGTGACACGTCACGAGCCTCTCAACCCGCACATCATCCAGGTGGAG AGCGTGGATGAGAGCCCCTGTGATGGCTGCAGTGACGAGGAGAACACCAACGCGGATCCTCAGAGTCAGGCTGCCTTGTCCCTTCCGCACCTGGCCAAAGCCCAGACCTGCTACGGCTTTTGCACCTTACTGGAGAGCCCCCACACCAGGAGGAAGGAGTCGCTCTTCCAT GCCGACCCcggctcctctcctctgctgctgcccagGAGTCGATCCAGCGTGTGCTCCAAGGTCTCCCCCTCCACCTcgccttcctcctctccttcctctttcagTCTTAACACCCTGACCTCCAGGCTTTCTCCGAGATGCTACACCCTGAACTGGCAGACTACCCTGGACAGCGACACCACTTCCTCTACTGAATCCTCTCCTTTCAGCTCGCCACTGCTGACCAGGTGCCCCGCCAAGTCTTCCCTCTTCAAAGCACTGAGTCATGAACTACTGTTGTCAAGGAACATGAGGAAGGCAATGGTGTCCAGGAACAATTCCCTATCCACAGATGAAGGCAGCTCCACAGACAACAGCCCCAATGTGATGAGGAGGGCATCAGAGGGGTTAGCTGAGGGCCTGCCCAGCAACTACAGCCTGGCGCCACCCACCATCTTCCCCATGGACTTGActctgcacagagagagggtAATGAAGGAGAGAATGGTACCCATAGGGAAAGACGGCAGCCTGAGACTCTCAGCAGAGTACTGCCCGGATAACCAAAGACTGCGGGTTAGACTGATCAGTGCCGAGGGCCTCTATCCTCTCTCTGTAGATCCTAAGATTATCAACTGCAGT GTCAGCCTCTCTCTGGTTCCCGGAAAAGTCCAGAAGCAACGCAGCACAGTCATCAGAAAGAGCCGTAATCCGATCTTCAATGAGGATTTCTTCTTTGATGGTATTTCAGAGGAAGACCTCAGCCAGCGGTCCCTTCGCTTTAAAGTGGTGAACAAAATGTCCACCCTGAAAAGAGACTATCTCCTTGGTGACTGTGATTTGCCTCTTTCTAGCATTGTGCCATTATAA